In a genomic window of Allomeiothermus silvanus DSM 9946:
- a CDS encoding ABC transporter permease, translating into MDEILNAFTRALSFGTPLLLASLGAIVSERAGVVNLGVEGMMAVGALAGFAVAYGSGTGDGNLFLAVLAAMGAGTLAAMLHAFVTITLRANQFVSGLALSMLGLGVAGLLGKRFEGVPLFNQPPELPFTALAIGLALALAFVLHATRWGLALRSVGENPAAADALGINVLGVRYFAVGFGGAMAGLAGAFLSLVYRPSWTDGMTAGLGWIAVALVIFVGWSPFRAIFGSIFFGLLYYLQFRLQGQSGIPTEVFASLPYLLVILVLALSGLRGQQGNAPESLGKPYQRGER; encoded by the coding sequence ATGGATGAAATCCTGAACGCCTTTACTCGAGCCCTCTCCTTTGGCACGCCGCTGCTTTTGGCGAGCCTAGGCGCTATCGTGAGCGAACGCGCCGGGGTGGTAAACCTGGGGGTCGAAGGCATGATGGCCGTGGGAGCTTTGGCCGGTTTTGCCGTCGCTTATGGAAGTGGAACCGGAGACGGAAACCTCTTCCTGGCCGTGCTTGCCGCGATGGGGGCCGGAACCCTGGCGGCGATGCTGCACGCTTTTGTGACGATCACCTTGCGGGCCAACCAGTTCGTTTCCGGGCTGGCCTTGAGCATGCTGGGGCTGGGGGTGGCGGGGCTCTTGGGCAAGCGCTTCGAGGGGGTGCCGCTTTTCAACCAACCCCCTGAGCTGCCGTTTACGGCCTTGGCCATTGGGCTGGCCTTGGCCCTGGCTTTCGTGCTCCACGCTACTCGTTGGGGCCTCGCGCTGCGCTCAGTGGGGGAGAACCCCGCCGCCGCCGACGCACTGGGAATCAACGTGCTTGGGGTGCGCTACTTTGCGGTGGGGTTTGGTGGGGCCATGGCGGGACTAGCCGGGGCGTTCCTCTCGTTGGTGTATCGTCCCTCCTGGACCGACGGTATGACTGCGGGGCTGGGCTGGATCGCGGTGGCGCTGGTAATCTTTGTGGGCTGGAGCCCCTTTAGAGCTATCTTCGGCTCCATCTTCTTTGGGCTGCTTTACTATTTGCAGTTTCGTCTGCAGGGGCAAAGCGGCATCCCCACCGAGGTGTTTGCGAGCTTGCCGTACCTCTTGGTTATACTGGTGCTGGCTTTGTCCGGGCTGCGTGGGCAGCAGGGCAATGCACCAGAATCCTTGGGAAAACCCTATCAACGCGGGGAACGTTAG
- a CDS encoding BMP family ABC transporter substrate-binding protein produces MRGLVVLLALVLGLGMAQDKKLKACFIYIGPIGDIGWTFAHNEARLAAEKAIPGLETKYVESVKPSDTRAVVDRLVGEGCNVIFTTSFDFMDATLEAAKKYPDVIFAHASGFKRAPNMATYMADFYQVYYLNGLMAGALTKSGKVGYVGAFPIPELKRHISAFALGVRAANPKATVNVKWINAWFDPTKAREAAEALIAEGNDILAFTEDTATVVQTAAKKKIPSFSHYNSMYKFAPDYVVSGQLVHWEKIYIDFLKKVQNGTYTNKNLQNVDYWWLLREGAVELGAQVGMPINPKYADALKKATMTVNGKKMSVYDRVMELLKDMSSPNPKFDPFTGPIKDRNGVLRIPAGKKASVAELTSMQWVAPGVVGQVADEPK; encoded by the coding sequence ATGCGGGGGTTGGTGGTTTTGTTGGCCTTGGTGCTGGGTTTAGGTATGGCCCAGGACAAAAAGCTCAAAGCTTGCTTTATCTATATAGGCCCTATTGGGGATATCGGCTGGACTTTTGCCCACAACGAGGCCCGGTTGGCTGCCGAGAAAGCCATCCCTGGGCTCGAGACCAAGTATGTCGAATCGGTCAAGCCCTCTGACACCAGGGCGGTGGTGGATAGATTGGTGGGTGAGGGTTGCAACGTGATCTTCACCACCTCCTTCGACTTCATGGACGCTACCCTCGAGGCCGCCAAGAAATACCCCGACGTAATCTTTGCCCACGCCTCGGGCTTCAAGCGGGCCCCCAACATGGCTACTTACATGGCCGACTTCTACCAGGTCTACTACCTCAACGGCCTGATGGCCGGAGCCCTTACCAAAAGCGGTAAGGTGGGCTACGTGGGGGCTTTCCCTATCCCTGAACTAAAGCGCCACATCTCTGCTTTTGCCCTAGGGGTGCGGGCGGCCAATCCCAAGGCCACCGTCAATGTTAAGTGGATCAATGCCTGGTTTGACCCTACCAAGGCACGGGAAGCCGCGGAGGCCCTGATCGCTGAGGGTAACGACATCCTGGCCTTCACCGAGGACACCGCTACCGTGGTGCAGACCGCCGCCAAAAAGAAGATCCCCAGCTTCAGCCACTACAACTCGATGTACAAGTTCGCGCCCGATTATGTGGTCTCGGGACAGCTGGTGCACTGGGAAAAGATCTACATCGACTTCCTGAAGAAGGTGCAAAACGGCACCTACACCAACAAGAACCTGCAGAACGTGGATTATTGGTGGTTGCTGCGCGAGGGGGCTGTCGAGCTAGGTGCTCAGGTCGGCATGCCCATCAACCCCAAGTATGCGGACGCCCTCAAAAAAGCTACCATGACCGTAAATGGCAAAAAGATGAGCGTCTACGACCGGGTGATGGAACTCCTCAAGGATATGTCCAGCCCCAACCCCAAGTTTGACCCCTTCACCGGGCCCATCAAAGACCGCAACGGAGTGCTGCGGATTCCGGCGGGCAAGAAGGCCAGCGTGGCCGAACTCACCAGTATGCAATGGGTAGCCCCCGGTGTAGTGGGCCAGGTAGCGGATGAGCCTAAATAA
- the guaD gene encoding guanine deaminase has translation MTRIIRGVLMHAPSSPFHGPGLEAFSDGGLAIQGGRIVAVGAFVEVRGQYPDAEVSDLREGVILPGFVDLHVHYPQARIIGALGYRLLDWLEDHTLPEEARLADVTYARALAKDFLRGLLKNGTTTALVFGSHFAAAMEVFFEEALASGLRILAGLVLSDRNLRPELHTTPQRAYQESLSLARKWHERGKLRYVVTPRFSLSCSEAILEVCQQIQKELPGTFFTSHLNEMPEEIATVRKLFPWADSYCQTYDRFGLVGGHAVFAHNVYPQDAELECLASYRSAVAHCPCSNAFIGSGIFPLRRHLEAGVKFGLGTDVAGGTGFGILKEGLMAYLTQRLLPEGYLLTAPQLLYLATRAGAEALSLQDEIGDFGIDKAADLVYVKPPRGSSLEAVLRHAETPEQVLGAVFTMASEADIAEVFVDGEERLM, from the coding sequence ATGACCCGAATAATTCGTGGCGTGTTGATGCATGCGCCCTCGAGCCCCTTCCACGGCCCCGGCCTAGAGGCTTTTTCCGATGGCGGGCTGGCCATCCAGGGGGGGCGGATCGTAGCGGTGGGGGCCTTTGTGGAGGTTCGAGGCCAGTATCCCGATGCCGAAGTTTCCGATCTGCGAGAAGGGGTGATCTTGCCAGGGTTCGTGGACCTTCACGTGCATTACCCGCAAGCGCGGATCATCGGAGCGCTAGGGTATCGGCTTTTGGACTGGCTCGAGGACCATACCCTTCCTGAGGAAGCTCGCTTGGCAGATGTGACGTATGCTCGCGCCCTAGCTAAAGACTTCCTGCGCGGCTTGCTCAAAAACGGCACGACGACAGCTCTGGTGTTCGGCTCGCACTTCGCCGCGGCGATGGAGGTGTTTTTTGAAGAAGCCCTCGCCTCCGGTCTGCGCATCCTGGCCGGGTTGGTGCTTTCGGACCGGAACCTGCGCCCAGAGCTGCACACCACCCCCCAGCGGGCTTACCAGGAAAGCTTGTCCCTCGCTCGGAAATGGCACGAGCGGGGCAAGCTGCGTTACGTGGTCACCCCGCGTTTTTCCCTGTCGTGTTCGGAGGCGATCCTCGAGGTCTGCCAGCAAATACAAAAGGAGCTTCCCGGGACTTTCTTCACCAGCCACCTCAACGAGATGCCCGAGGAGATCGCCACCGTCAGAAAGCTATTTCCCTGGGCCGATTCCTACTGTCAAACCTACGACCGATTTGGGCTGGTGGGCGGCCATGCAGTGTTTGCCCACAACGTCTACCCCCAAGACGCCGAGCTCGAGTGCCTGGCCTCTTACCGCTCGGCAGTGGCCCACTGCCCTTGCTCGAACGCTTTCATCGGGAGCGGGATCTTCCCGCTTAGGCGCCACCTCGAGGCTGGGGTGAAGTTCGGGCTGGGTACCGATGTGGCCGGGGGTACGGGCTTCGGAATCCTCAAGGAGGGGTTGATGGCCTACCTAACCCAGCGCTTGCTGCCCGAGGGCTACCTCCTGACAGCTCCTCAACTGCTATATCTGGCGACTAGGGCCGGGGCTGAGGCGCTATCCTTGCAGGATGAAATCGGGGATTTTGGAATCGATAAGGCTGCCGACCTGGTATATGTCAAACCCCCCCGGGGGAGTAGCCTCGAGGCCGTGCTGCGCCATGCCGAAACCCCCGAGCAGGTGCTAGGGGCTGTGTTCACGATGGCCTCTGAGGCCGATATTGCCGAGGTATTTGTGGATGGGGA